In one window of Acanthochromis polyacanthus isolate Apoly-LR-REF ecotype Palm Island chromosome 8, KAUST_Apoly_ChrSc, whole genome shotgun sequence DNA:
- the LOC110950375 gene encoding transcription factor 12-like yields MYCAHPVSGTGNNSLMYCYNMKPVYGQSPSNDNINQNSSSHPSAKALNNVFASTFFEGMSNSPDIWNAVNGLNQQGYEGALGAATTHQTQPGSYSSLQPTHGHLDYSPHSVMAADMNRGLPPMSTFHRNNTTSHTPSVNTSENSTVSGSQGNVSGQTGDTLGKALASIYSPDHTSSSFPSSSSTPVRSPSPLPNATEPAGTNMWPRGSVQAPVSPHFESSLISMSQVEDRLDRLDDVIHVLRNHAVGPTAALPPDIHSLLNQTHHGHPGSTSALPLSCHLPAMVEAVSVNNNHSAFQSRTQNGHPYPSRQRATLQPAQGVGRGGLGVQGNLELKMESVEREEMMHTNQGHSSDSQRSDEESEYKTPGDGSTRNSIHEDEDLSPEQKAERERERRMANNARERLRVRDINEAFKELGHMCQLHLKSEKPQTKLLVLHQAVAVILSLEQQVRERNLNPKAACLRRREEEKASAVMTDPQSMHLTFHPSLTDPANSMGHL; encoded by the exons ATGTACTGTGCTCATCCTGTCTCTGGCACAGGCAACAACTCATTGATGTACTGCTACAACATGAAACCA GTTTATGGGCAGTCTCCCAGTAATGACAACATCAACCAGAACTCCTCATCACATCCGTCAGCCAAGGCCCTCAACAATGTGTTCGCAAGCACATTCTTTG AGGGGATGAGCAATTCACCTGACATCTGGAATGCTGTAAACGGGCTGAACCAGCAGGGCTATGAAGGGGCTCTGGGAGCAGCCACAACCCACCAAACACAGCCGGGGAGCTACAGCAGCCTGCAGCCGACACACGGTCACCTG GATTACTCTCCGCATTCAGTGATGGCTGCTGACATGAACAGAGGCCTGCCCCCCATGTCCACCTTTCATcgcaacaacacaacatctcACACTCCATCAGTCAACACCTCAGAGAACTCTacag tctCAGGGAGCCAGGGAAATGTGTCAGGACAGACAGGCGACACCTTGGGCAAAGCTCTGGCCTCT ATTTATTCCCCCGatcacaccagcagcagcttccccTCCAGCTCGTCCACGCCGGTGAGGTCTCCGTCTCCGCTGCCGAATGCTACTGAACCTGCAG GTACCAACATGTGGCCCCGCGGCTCAGTTCAGGCACCAGTCTCACCACATTTTGAGTCCTCACTTATATCAATG TCTCAGGTGGAGGACCGGCTGGACAGACTGGACGATGTGATCCACGTCCTGAGGAACCATGCTGTGGGTCCGACAGCCGCTCTGCCCCCCGACATCCACAGTCTGCTGAACCAGACCCACCACGGCCACCCGGGCTCCACCAGCGCTCTGCCACTCTCCTGCCACCTTCCAGCCATG GTTGAAGCTGTCAGTGTGAACAACAACCACTCGGCCTTCCAGAGCCGCACACAGAACGGTCACCCGTACCCGTCCAGACAGAGGGCCACGCTGCAGCCGGCGCAAGGAGTAGGCCGAG GTGGTCTGGGAGTTCAGGGTAATCTGGAGCTTAAGATGGAAAGCGTGGAAAGGGAGGAGATGATGCACACAAATCAGGGCCACAGCTCAGACAGCCAGAGATCAGATGAGGAGAGTGAATACAAAACACCAGGAGACGGCAGCACGAGAAACAG CATCCACGAGGACGAGGACCTGAGTCCGGAGCAGAAGGCCGAGCGCGAGCGAGAGAGAAGGATGGCCAACAACGCCCGTGAACGTCTGCGTGTCCGAGACATCAACGAGGCCTTTAAGGAGCTCGGTCACATGTGTCAGCTGCACCTGAAGAGCGAGAAGCCGCAGACCAAGCTGCTGGTGCTGCACCAGGCCGTGGCCGTGATCCTCAGTCTGGAACAGCAAGTCAGAG AGAGGAACCTGAACCCGAAGGCGGCGTGTCTgcggaggagagaggaggagaaggcgTCGGCCGTCATGACGGATCCTCAGTCCATGCATCTGACTTTCCACCCCAGTCTGACAGACCCGGCAAACTCCATGGGCCACCTCTGA